The following proteins are co-located in the Rippkaea orientalis PCC 8801 genome:
- a CDS encoding FtsW/RodA/SpoVE family cell cycle protein, translated as MLRYIIPIFDPDVQHWSGEARFLRWLTFLWLSIGLICLFSASYAVAEAETGNGWYYMIRQLIWVWVGLQGFNWIVRSPLEYPLKLSPWCIFLVLGLILSTLIPGLGENINGATRWIKLGPILIQPSELMKPFLVLQSALLFGRWERLPWRVRLTWLGVFCVILASILLQPNLSTTALCGMSLWLIAVASGIPAMYLTSTALGGASIAVLSISLREYQRKRVTAFLDPWADPMGNGYQLVQSLMAVGSGGPFGAGYGMSQQKLFYLPIQYTDFIFSVFAEEFGFVGGIILLLLLLTYATFGLRVAMKCRHRVKRLIAIGAMVIMVGQSLLNIGVATGALPTTGLPFPLFSYGGSSTLASLTLAALLIRVARESNEADIIPLRKPSINP; from the coding sequence GTGCTACGTTACATCATCCCCATTTTCGATCCTGATGTTCAGCATTGGTCAGGAGAAGCCCGATTTTTGAGATGGCTGACCTTTTTGTGGCTATCGATAGGATTAATTTGTCTATTTTCTGCGTCTTATGCCGTCGCAGAAGCAGAGACGGGCAATGGGTGGTATTATATGATCCGACAACTAATCTGGGTCTGGGTTGGATTACAAGGCTTTAATTGGATCGTGCGATCGCCCCTCGAATACCCTCTAAAACTCTCTCCTTGGTGTATTTTTCTGGTCTTAGGCTTAATTTTATCCACCCTAATTCCAGGGTTAGGAGAAAATATTAATGGGGCAACTCGTTGGATTAAATTAGGACCAATTCTAATTCAACCCTCAGAATTAATGAAGCCCTTTTTAGTCCTACAAAGTGCCTTACTTTTTGGGAGATGGGAACGATTACCCTGGAGAGTTCGCTTAACTTGGTTAGGGGTTTTTTGTGTTATTTTAGCCTCGATTTTATTGCAACCCAATTTAAGTACTACTGCCCTGTGTGGCATGAGTTTATGGTTAATTGCAGTAGCTTCTGGAATACCCGCAATGTATCTCACCTCAACCGCTTTAGGAGGGGCTTCTATAGCTGTTTTAAGTATTAGTTTACGCGAATATCAACGCAAACGGGTAACAGCTTTTCTCGATCCTTGGGCTGATCCGATGGGCAATGGTTATCAATTAGTCCAAAGTTTAATGGCTGTCGGTTCAGGGGGACCTTTTGGGGCAGGATACGGAATGTCTCAACAAAAATTATTCTATTTACCCATTCAATATACGGATTTTATTTTCTCGGTTTTTGCGGAAGAATTTGGCTTTGTTGGCGGTATTATTTTACTGTTATTATTATTAACCTATGCAACCTTTGGTTTAAGGGTAGCCATGAAATGTCGTCATCGCGTAAAACGATTAATTGCCATTGGTGCTATGGTCATTATGGTGGGACAATCTTTATTAAATATTGGAGTTGCCACGGGGGCACTACCAACAACGGGTTTACCTTTTCCTTTGTTTAGTTATGGGGGAAGTTCTACCTTAGCTAGTTTAACCTTAGCAGCCCTATTAATTCGAGTGGCTAGAGAAAGCAATGAAGCCGATATTATTCCCCTGCGAAAGCCATCAATAAACCCGTAG
- a CDS encoding TolB family protein, whose protein sequence is MLTSFLTSCNGYPRLLNFPFEPGGRGLNSFASELTPQVTASYIVFVSDRNGSQDIYLFDAQKRQLIALPGLNSLDEVASDPSISEDGRYLVFAMSRQGKSNIYLYDRQTQQKRSLTDNLQAEVRNPVINANGDRIAFEIAQDGQWDIMVYDRSGNPITTF, encoded by the coding sequence ATGTTAACCAGCTTTTTGACAAGTTGTAATGGTTATCCTCGTCTGTTAAACTTTCCCTTTGAGCCAGGGGGACGGGGATTAAATAGTTTTGCGTCGGAATTGACTCCCCAAGTAACGGCTTCCTATATCGTCTTTGTTTCCGATCGCAATGGTTCTCAAGATATTTATCTCTTTGATGCTCAAAAACGGCAATTAATCGCCTTACCTGGCCTTAATTCCCTCGATGAAGTGGCCTCTGATCCCTCTATTTCTGAAGATGGTCGTTATCTGGTATTTGCCATGAGTCGTCAGGGAAAATCGAATATTTACCTCTACGATCGCCAAACCCAACAGAAACGTAGTCTGACGGATAATTTACAGGCCGAAGTCCGTAACCCTGTGATTAATGCTAATGGCGATCGCATTGCCTTTGAAATCGCCCAAGACGGTCAATGGGATATCATGGTTTATGATCGATCAGGCAATCCGATTACGACTTTTTAG
- a CDS encoding Crp/Fnr family transcriptional regulator: MVKSRQKAELNLIQRLIEKNFLFRGMEEGWLEEYLSPSLLKEEKLFSNRPIYTAFRPDEFIDGLYLTLDEGLVIMRSAPLDRIIAITYPGGCFGLHSLRFSFGLAVQGFPSLVEAYKTTHVLKIPVETIQRLYEESELFRQRYYLLFELRQKFQYHLLNCSTYPPQAVASLLRALIYQERELGNQPNVQGIYEFDLPIDVIARACQLNQRTVEQVLKGMHKVGLLTPPKNAEASTDLLCIVDPEGLKEVYSATRDKVSWWPLR, encoded by the coding sequence ATGGTAAAATCCCGCCAAAAAGCCGAATTAAATCTCATACAACGCTTAATTGAGAAAAATTTCCTATTTCGGGGCATGGAAGAAGGTTGGTTAGAGGAATATCTGTCTCCTAGTCTGCTGAAGGAAGAAAAGCTCTTTTCTAACCGTCCCATTTACACGGCTTTTCGTCCCGATGAATTTATTGATGGGTTATATCTCACCCTAGACGAGGGACTGGTTATCATGCGAAGTGCCCCCCTCGATCGCATTATTGCCATCACCTATCCAGGGGGGTGTTTTGGCCTGCACAGTCTTCGCTTTAGTTTTGGCTTAGCAGTACAGGGGTTTCCTAGTTTGGTGGAAGCTTACAAAACCACCCATGTTCTCAAAATCCCTGTTGAAACGATTCAGAGACTTTATGAAGAGAGTGAACTGTTTCGTCAACGGTATTATTTATTATTTGAATTAAGGCAAAAATTTCAATATCATCTGCTTAATTGTAGTACCTATCCACCGCAAGCAGTTGCTTCTTTATTAAGGGCGTTAATTTACCAAGAAAGAGAGTTAGGAAACCAACCCAATGTTCAGGGAATTTATGAATTTGATCTACCCATTGATGTCATTGCCCGCGCTTGTCAACTCAATCAGCGTACAGTAGAGCAAGTCTTAAAAGGAATGCACAAAGTAGGATTATTAACGCCTCCTAAAAATGCCGAAGCTTCGACGGATTTATTATGTATCGTCGATCCCGAAGGACTTAAGGAAGTTTATAGTGCAACAAGAGATAAAGTATCTTGGTGGCCACTACGTTAA
- the cysT gene encoding sulfate ABC transporter permease subunit CysT, which translates to MKPITLPLRPISLTKKPTPSLPWIITLSYLVILLGMPAIALISKSLTLGITEFWKIATSPIALSAYNVTFLTSLLAGTINGVMGTLVAWVLVRYQFPGKKLIDACIDLPFALPTSVAGLVLATVYSQEGWIGQLFAPFGIKIAFTRLGVFVAMLFISLPFVVRTLQPVLQEMEQEVEEAAWVLGANAWETFWRVILPPLIPPILTGVSLGFSRAIGEYGSVVIIASNIPFKDLIAPVLVFQRLEQYDYAGATVIGTVLLFVSLVMLLIINRLQQWGQRYQIR; encoded by the coding sequence ATGAAACCCATAACCCTACCCTTGCGACCCATTTCTTTGACTAAAAAACCAACGCCATCCCTACCTTGGATCATTACTCTAAGTTATCTTGTGATCCTCTTGGGAATGCCTGCCATTGCCCTAATCAGTAAATCCTTAACCTTAGGAATTACAGAATTTTGGAAAATTGCTACAAGTCCCATTGCTTTATCTGCCTATAATGTCACATTTTTGACCTCATTATTAGCAGGAACAATTAATGGGGTGATGGGAACATTAGTCGCTTGGGTGTTAGTCCGCTATCAATTTCCAGGCAAAAAACTTATCGATGCTTGTATCGATTTACCCTTTGCTTTACCGACTTCCGTCGCCGGGTTAGTCTTGGCAACTGTGTATAGTCAAGAGGGTTGGATTGGTCAACTTTTTGCACCCTTTGGCATTAAAATTGCCTTTACTCGCTTAGGAGTTTTTGTGGCAATGTTGTTTATATCTTTACCCTTTGTTGTGAGAACATTACAACCCGTTTTACAGGAAATGGAACAGGAAGTAGAAGAGGCTGCTTGGGTCTTAGGAGCTAATGCTTGGGAGACGTTTTGGCGAGTTATTTTACCTCCATTGATTCCCCCTATTTTGACTGGGGTTTCCTTGGGATTTTCCCGTGCCATTGGGGAATATGGATCGGTGGTTATTATTGCCTCTAATATCCCTTTTAAAGACTTAATTGCTCCGGTTTTAGTCTTCCAACGCTTAGAACAATATGACTACGCAGGTGCAACGGTGATCGGGACTGTTCTTCTCTTTGTTTCTTTGGTGATGTTACTGATTATTAATCGCCTTCAACAATGGGGACAACGCTATCAAATTCGATAA
- a CDS encoding monovalent cation/H(+) antiporter subunit G encodes MIDVLSYSCLIIGIIFWFWGTLPLLGNRSVLFKLHTLSVSDTLGSMAIIFGLLLKIPNEWPLLLLAIITLAIWNTVLGYVLAYCSTESEKP; translated from the coding sequence ATGATTGACGTTTTAAGCTATAGCTGTCTAATAATCGGGATTATCTTCTGGTTTTGGGGAACTTTACCCCTCCTCGGCAACCGATCAGTCCTATTTAAACTCCATACCCTATCGGTGTCCGATACTCTGGGATCAATGGCTATTATTTTCGGGTTATTGCTAAAAATCCCTAATGAATGGCCGTTATTGCTATTAGCTATTATTACCTTAGCCATCTGGAATACGGTATTGGGCTATGTCTTAGCCTATTGTTCTACTGAGAGTGAGAAACCATGA
- a CDS encoding sulfate ABC transporter substrate-binding protein translates to MVKPLRFVGFMVLGVVVSSAIAACSTPNNAVDANQSNQPIKLTLVSYAVTQSAYEQIIPKFTEEWRKKTGQTVVFEQSYGGSGSQTRAVVDGLEADVVALALALDTKKIEKAGLIDPGWEKELPNESIVHKSVVAFVPRDEKVKVSNWSDLAKDNIEVITANPKTSGGARWNFLGLWGSVTQAGGTDTQAQEFVEKVLKNVPVLPKDARESSDVFYKQGQGNLLLNYENEVILAKQKGNDTPFVVPTDYNISIDNPVAVVDKNVDKHGTREVAEAFTQFLFTPEAQREFAKVGFRPVDPTVAKEFEQQYPTIKNLFTVKDLGGWEKIQAKFFEDNAVFDKILSKINKK, encoded by the coding sequence ATGGTAAAACCTCTACGCTTCGTCGGCTTCATGGTTTTGGGAGTGGTAGTCAGTAGTGCGATCGCAGCTTGCTCAACCCCTAATAACGCCGTGGATGCCAATCAATCGAATCAACCCATTAAACTCACGCTAGTTTCCTACGCCGTTACCCAGAGTGCCTACGAGCAAATAATTCCTAAATTTACGGAGGAATGGCGCAAAAAAACGGGTCAAACGGTTGTATTTGAACAAAGCTATGGAGGGTCAGGCTCCCAAACCCGTGCCGTGGTTGATGGGTTAGAAGCGGATGTCGTGGCGTTAGCTTTAGCTTTAGACACCAAAAAGATTGAAAAAGCTGGATTAATTGACCCAGGATGGGAAAAAGAACTACCTAATGAGTCAATCGTCCATAAATCCGTGGTTGCTTTCGTTCCGCGCGACGAGAAGGTCAAAGTTAGCAACTGGTCAGACTTAGCTAAAGATAATATTGAGGTAATCACCGCTAACCCCAAAACCTCTGGAGGAGCGAGATGGAATTTCTTAGGGTTATGGGGGTCAGTGACGCAAGCGGGAGGAACGGACACTCAGGCACAGGAATTTGTGGAAAAAGTCCTAAAAAACGTACCAGTCTTGCCAAAAGATGCCCGTGAATCAAGCGATGTTTTCTACAAACAAGGTCAAGGAAATCTGCTGCTCAATTACGAAAATGAGGTGATTTTAGCCAAACAAAAAGGCAACGATACCCCCTTTGTTGTGCCAACAGATTACAACATTTCTATTGATAATCCTGTTGCGGTTGTTGATAAGAACGTTGACAAACATGGAACAAGAGAAGTAGCTGAAGCCTTTACGCAATTTCTCTTTACTCCTGAAGCACAACGGGAATTTGCTAAGGTTGGTTTTCGTCCTGTTGATCCCACCGTTGCTAAAGAATTTGAACAGCAATATCCTACCATTAAAAATTTGTTCACCGTTAAAGATTTAGGGGGATGGGAAAAAATTCAAGCTAAATTCTTTGAAGATAATGCTGTTTTTGACAAAATACTGTCAAAAATTAATAAGAAGTAA
- a CDS encoding Na(+)/H(+) antiporter subunit B, giving the protein MKWVYLVAGLALLVKILIMPNPTEQWEEMSIVDAVVGDSGVPNAVSGIIFRNRLYDTIFEVVVFTIAVLGVAFLLANETPTTIVYQFSDRPSIILARLGATLSTLVSIELAIRGHLSPGGGFAAGVAGGTAIGLIAITANTEWMSAIYKRWNAATWEKISVLIFIVLSVITLMGWELPHGELGTLFSGGMIPLLNFLVAVKVALGSWAVILLFIRYRGLL; this is encoded by the coding sequence ATGAAATGGGTTTATCTAGTGGCCGGACTAGCGTTATTAGTCAAAATCTTAATTATGCCCAATCCCACTGAACAATGGGAAGAGATGTCCATTGTTGACGCGGTGGTAGGTGATAGTGGCGTTCCTAATGCCGTTTCGGGTATTATTTTTAGAAATCGTCTCTATGACACCATTTTTGAAGTGGTTGTTTTTACTATCGCTGTTTTGGGAGTGGCTTTTCTGTTAGCCAATGAAACCCCGACAACCATAGTCTATCAGTTTAGCGATCGCCCTTCGATTATCCTAGCCCGTTTGGGAGCAACTCTTTCAACCTTAGTTAGTATTGAATTAGCGATTCGAGGTCATCTTAGTCCAGGAGGTGGGTTTGCTGCGGGAGTAGCCGGAGGAACGGCGATCGGATTGATCGCTATTACCGCTAATACCGAGTGGATGTCAGCTATTTATAAACGCTGGAATGCTGCCACTTGGGAGAAGATTTCCGTCTTAATTTTCATTGTTTTGTCGGTTATTACCCTCATGGGTTGGGAATTACCCCACGGGGAATTAGGAACCCTTTTTAGTGGTGGCATGATTCCTTTACTCAACTTTTTAGTGGCAGTAAAAGTCGCTTTGGGTTCTTGGGCGGTTATTTTATTGTTTATTCGTTATCGGGGATTATTATAA
- a CDS encoding DUF4040 domain-containing protein, with product MIDSYLYIIIALLPLVSLMLVFQVNPYHALVIRAILGAIAALVYGVLGAPDVALTEALVGTLLAVALYIVSVRSSLVMRLGILVGDKGDVLEEIIPHLRKSIDKYHLRLDLVEYPHLEALESALMTKDIHATCIPSTQTSSESDRPYNLAIRVRRLFEILQEQLTSPATKLTYIALPNTEEKH from the coding sequence ATGATTGATAGCTATCTCTATATAATCATCGCTTTGCTACCTTTAGTGTCCTTAATGTTGGTTTTTCAGGTGAATCCCTACCATGCGTTAGTTATTCGCGCTATTTTAGGGGCGATCGCTGCCCTCGTTTATGGTGTTTTGGGAGCCCCAGATGTAGCCTTAACAGAAGCTTTAGTTGGTACGCTATTAGCAGTTGCCCTCTATATTGTCTCGGTTCGTTCCTCCTTGGTGATGCGTTTGGGAATCCTTGTCGGGGATAAGGGGGATGTTTTAGAAGAAATCATCCCTCATCTGCGTAAAAGTATCGATAAATACCATTTACGCCTTGATTTAGTCGAATATCCCCACCTAGAAGCCCTAGAATCGGCCTTAATGACTAAGGATATCCATGCAACCTGTATTCCCTCAACCCAAACCTCATCAGAAAGCGATCGCCCCTACAACCTAGCGATTCGCGTTCGTCGTCTCTTTGAAATTTTGCAAGAGCAGTTGACCTCACCCGCAACGAAGCTAACTTATATTGCCTTACCCAACACGGAGGAGAAGCATTAA
- a CDS encoding cation:proton antiporter subunit C, whose product MLETCIVTTILCGFLGIIFKKNLVMKIISMDIMSTGVIAYYVLIASRDGLYTPIATNNDSVLLAYADPVPQAVILTAIVIGFSIQALMLVGIMKLAKDNPTLETKAIEENNTP is encoded by the coding sequence ATGTTAGAAACTTGTATAGTTACCACGATTCTCTGTGGCTTTTTGGGCATCATCTTTAAAAAAAATCTGGTCATGAAAATCATCTCCATGGACATCATGAGTACAGGAGTCATTGCCTATTATGTTTTGATTGCCTCACGGGATGGCTTATATACCCCCATTGCTACTAATAACGATTCCGTTCTCCTTGCCTATGCCGATCCGGTTCCCCAAGCCGTGATTTTAACCGCGATTGTTATTGGATTTTCTATTCAAGCCTTAATGCTAGTAGGAATCATGAAATTAGCTAAGGATAATCCGACACTTGAAACCAAAGCGATTGAAGAGAATAATACCCCATGA
- a CDS encoding Rpn family recombination-promoting nuclease/putative transposase, giving the protein MKTDSIFYQLFQIFPRCFFDLLTVPPDTVNHYQFSSVEVKQLAFRLDGVFLPNNDHQPIYFVEVQFQRDNQLYSRFFSEIFLYLHQSELRNNWQGVIIYPNRQVETVETVETSRYSELLESGRVSRFYLDELSNVNSVGINTLKLIISPSNQAIEQGKGLIQQVKQEFRDARQQQNLLQLIETILVYKLPQVSRKEIEKMFSLSDLRQTKVYQEALEEGRQEGKQEGKQEGRQEAKLESIPRLRALGLSLEQIAEALDLDIQQVTAVVNVNQQES; this is encoded by the coding sequence GTGAAAACTGACAGTATTTTTTATCAACTCTTTCAAATTTTCCCCCGTTGTTTTTTTGATTTGCTCACTGTCCCTCCTGATACTGTTAACCATTATCAATTTTCTTCGGTCGAAGTTAAGCAATTAGCTTTCCGTCTTGATGGGGTATTTTTACCTAATAATGATCATCAACCTATTTACTTTGTTGAGGTTCAATTTCAACGAGATAATCAATTGTATTCTCGTTTTTTTAGTGAGATATTTCTTTATCTTCATCAAAGTGAATTAAGAAATAATTGGCAAGGAGTCATCATTTATCCAAACCGTCAGGTAGAAACGGTAGAAACGGTAGAAACCTCGCGTTATAGCGAATTATTAGAGTCAGGAAGAGTCTCTCGTTTTTATTTAGATGAACTAAGTAATGTTAATTCAGTGGGAATTAACACCCTAAAATTAATTATTTCTCCCTCTAACCAAGCTATTGAACAAGGAAAAGGATTGATTCAACAGGTTAAGCAAGAATTTAGGGATGCTAGACAGCAGCAAAATCTTTTACAATTGATAGAGACGATTCTTGTTTATAAACTACCACAAGTTAGCCGCAAGGAGATAGAAAAAATGTTTAGTTTAAGCGATCTAAGACAAACCAAGGTTTATCAGGAAGCCTTAGAAGAAGGTAGACAAGAAGGTAAACAAGAAGGTAAACAAGAGGGTAGACAAGAAGCTAAACTCGAATCGATTCCTCGTTTAAGGGCATTAGGGTTAAGTTTAGAACAAATTGCTGAAGCTTTAGACTTAGATATTCAGCAAGTGACAGCAGTGGTTAATGTTAATCAACAAGAATCCTAA
- a CDS encoding Na+/H+ antiporter subunit E, with amino-acid sequence MDAIAILNIVLRLVIWFLLTSDLSLPNIIIGLGIAFLLPSSYRSPSVLKDWLGVLWEIIIAIPQAYIEAIQMILRPHNNEEIVRETVKPRRTPGLIFLDIFLITFTPKTIVLKYDEQGWYEVHRVTRRKTPNLESG; translated from the coding sequence ATGGACGCGATCGCAATTCTCAATATAGTTCTCCGTCTGGTAATCTGGTTTTTACTGACATCTGATTTGAGTTTACCTAACATTATTATCGGTCTTGGCATTGCTTTCTTATTACCCAGTAGCTATCGATCACCCAGTGTTTTAAAAGATTGGCTAGGAGTTTTATGGGAGATCATTATCGCTATTCCCCAAGCCTATATCGAAGCAATACAAATGATTTTACGTCCCCATAACAACGAAGAAATTGTTAGGGAAACGGTTAAACCCCGACGTACCCCAGGACTGATCTTTCTCGATATTTTTTTAATTACGTTTACCCCGAAAACTATTGTCTTAAAATACGATGAACAAGGTTGGTATGAAGTCCATCGAGTCACTCGAAGAAAAACCCCTAATTTAGAGAGTGGATAA
- a CDS encoding DUF1823 family protein, which translates to MHNLPPLTTDTIWAILNKEIDDNTVNQLVWYYLGYRYDEATQTWNNSQVSEDWRQEYPEPPNFIENRPPVVKLTRSIPPENKQLLKEKLGFKGYKIGEFSPRETRRATMANWLLGYLN; encoded by the coding sequence ATGCACAATTTACCCCCTTTAACAACTGATACTATCTGGGCAATTCTTAACAAAGAAATTGATGATAATACCGTGAATCAATTAGTGTGGTATTATTTAGGATATCGCTATGATGAAGCTACTCAAACTTGGAATAATAGTCAAGTTAGTGAAGACTGGCGACAAGAATATCCCGAACCCCCTAATTTTATTGAAAATCGTCCTCCTGTTGTTAAATTAACCCGTTCTATTCCTCCGGAAAATAAACAATTACTCAAAGAAAAATTAGGGTTTAAAGGCTATAAAATTGGTGAATTTAGTCCGAGAGAAACTCGTCGCGCAACAATGGCTAATTGGTTGTTAGGGTATTTAAACTAA
- a CDS encoding cation:proton antiporter produces the protein MTDLTIVWMAFPFFMGFVIYLLPQIDRYLALGTAVISGLYASQIFLQSSPVTLELLDNFGVTLTVDSLSGFFILTNALVTAAVILNCWESEKTAFFYMQAIILHGSVNATFICADFISLYVALEVISIAAFLLIAYPRTDRSIWVALRYLFVSNTAMLFYLVGAVLVYQAHHSFNFAGLRGSPPEAIALIFLGLLVKGGIFISGLWLPLTHSESEPPVSALMSGVVVKAGVFPMVRCALMLDEIDPIVRFFGVTTALLGVAYAVFEKDTKRMLAFHTISQLGFVLAAPVVGGFYALTHGLVKSALFLLSGVLPSRNFKELHHLPLNNQVWIALVIASFSISGFPLLSGFGAKVLTSKNYLPWQVIAMNIAALGTAISFAKFIFLPHQKSETIAKLSPGFWWAMGILLGGLIVANGVYYEAYTLTNIIKPLVTIAIGWLAYFLIFKKLAVKIPRVIEEFDHLIGVMSLMLILLFWIVWTRSQFSI, from the coding sequence ATGACTGATTTAACGATTGTTTGGATGGCCTTCCCCTTTTTTATGGGGTTTGTTATCTATCTATTGCCCCAAATTGATCGCTATTTAGCCCTAGGAACCGCCGTGATTTCCGGGCTGTATGCGAGTCAGATCTTTTTACAATCATCTCCCGTAACCCTGGAGTTACTCGATAACTTCGGTGTTACCTTAACGGTCGATTCATTAAGTGGTTTTTTTATTCTGACCAATGCGTTAGTGACAGCAGCCGTTATTCTAAACTGTTGGGAAAGTGAGAAAACCGCTTTTTTCTATATGCAGGCCATTATTCTCCATGGCAGTGTAAATGCGACTTTTATTTGCGCTGATTTTATTAGTCTTTATGTAGCCTTAGAAGTCATTAGTATTGCGGCTTTTCTCTTAATTGCCTATCCTCGCACAGATAGATCGATTTGGGTAGCGTTACGCTATCTCTTTGTCAGCAATACCGCCATGTTATTTTATCTGGTGGGGGCGGTTTTAGTCTATCAAGCCCATCATTCTTTTAATTTTGCCGGATTACGCGGTTCTCCCCCCGAAGCGATCGCCCTCATTTTTTTGGGATTATTAGTCAAAGGAGGCATTTTTATCTCAGGGTTATGGTTGCCCTTAACCCATTCTGAGTCTGAGCCCCCCGTCTCCGCTTTGATGTCCGGGGTCGTCGTCAAAGCGGGGGTATTTCCGATGGTACGCTGTGCCCTCATGTTAGACGAGATCGATCCCATCGTCCGCTTTTTTGGGGTCACAACAGCCCTATTAGGGGTCGCCTATGCGGTGTTTGAAAAGGATACCAAACGGATGCTGGCCTTTCACACCATCTCTCAATTAGGGTTTGTTTTGGCAGCTCCGGTGGTTGGCGGTTTTTATGCCCTAACCCACGGTTTAGTCAAATCTGCCCTCTTTTTGCTATCGGGAGTCTTACCCAGTCGTAATTTTAAAGAATTACATCATCTACCCCTTAATAACCAAGTTTGGATAGCGTTAGTCATCGCTAGTTTTTCTATCTCTGGATTTCCCCTTCTATCCGGGTTTGGGGCTAAGGTTTTAACCAGTAAAAATTACTTACCCTGGCAAGTGATTGCCATGAATATTGCCGCGTTGGGAACGGCTATTTCTTTTGCTAAATTTATCTTTTTACCCCATCAAAAAAGCGAAACCATCGCTAAACTATCCCCTGGATTTTGGTGGGCAATGGGGATTTTATTAGGAGGATTAATCGTTGCTAATGGAGTTTATTATGAAGCATACACGCTGACAAATATTATCAAACCGTTGGTGACGATTGCTATCGGTTGGTTGGCTTATTTTCTGATTTTTAAGAAATTAGCCGTGAAAATTCCTAGGGTGATTGAAGAATTTGATCATCTGATTGGTGTAATGAGTTTAATGTTAATCTTACTTTTCTGGATAGTATGGACGCGATCGCAATTCTCAATATAG
- a CDS encoding NIL domain-containing protein, translating into MTSHNLTEKDRPIQRRIRIEIPSEYHQDPIISQLATFYHLKINILGAILGQTGTQNGWFDIELQGESEQIENALLSLRENNIVIWDDSTQEYDGW; encoded by the coding sequence ATGACTTCCCACAATTTGACTGAAAAAGATCGACCCATCCAACGTCGTATTAGGATCGAAATTCCCTCGGAATACCATCAAGATCCTATCATTTCTCAGTTGGCTACTTTTTATCATCTCAAAATTAATATTTTGGGAGCGATATTAGGTCAAACTGGAACCCAAAACGGTTGGTTTGATATCGAACTTCAAGGAGAATCTGAACAAATCGAAAATGCCTTACTTTCTCTAAGAGAAAATAACATCGTCATTTGGGATGATTCTACTCAAGAATATGATGGATGGTAA